A stretch of Bordetella genomosp. 13 DNA encodes these proteins:
- a CDS encoding cysteine dioxygenase, protein MSTTSPSFARGIAPLREFVVDFAGLLARGPDEPAILRDGGVLLGRLVARDDWLPDAYAQPDPTYYRQYLLHADSAQRFSVVSFVWGPGQQTPVHDHTVWGLIGMLRGAEYSQPYRLDAHGRPEPDGPEIRLAPGDVEPVSPTVGDIHRVRNAHDDRVSISIHVYGANIGAVRRSVFGPDGERKPFISGYSNAALPNIWDLSKEPQTP, encoded by the coding sequence ATGAGCACGACTTCCCCCTCTTTTGCCAGAGGCATCGCGCCCCTGCGTGAATTCGTCGTCGACTTCGCCGGGCTGCTGGCACGCGGGCCCGACGAACCCGCCATCCTGCGCGACGGCGGCGTGCTGCTGGGCCGCCTGGTCGCGCGCGACGACTGGCTGCCGGATGCCTACGCGCAGCCGGATCCCACGTATTACCGCCAATATCTGCTGCACGCCGACTCGGCGCAGCGCTTCTCGGTGGTCAGCTTCGTGTGGGGTCCCGGCCAGCAGACTCCGGTGCACGACCATACCGTCTGGGGCCTGATCGGCATGTTGCGTGGCGCGGAATACTCGCAGCCCTACCGGCTGGACGCGCACGGTCGTCCCGAGCCGGACGGCCCCGAAATCCGCCTGGCACCCGGTGACGTCGAACCCGTGTCGCCGACCGTGGGCGACATACACCGCGTGCGCAATGCGCACGACGACCGCGTCTCCATCAGCATCCACGTCTACGGCGCCAACATCGGCGCCGTGCGCCGCTCCGTCTTCGGGCCGGACGGCGAGCGCAAGCCTTTCATCTCCGGCTATTCCAACGCCGCCCTGCCCAACATCTGGGACCTGTCGAAAGAACCGCAAACCCCATGA
- a CDS encoding rhodanese-related sulfurtransferase, which produces MTANAQSALTFDDVRTALLQGREIALIDVREEDPFAQAHPLWAANFPLSRLELDAWERIPRRDTLTVVYGHDDSGDLAPRAITVLRSLGYTDVHALEGGLEGWRAAGGELFRDVNVPSKAFGELVEAERHTPSLSAQEVKQLIDEGADAVIVDARRFDEYHTMSIPTATSVPGAELVLRIRELAPDAATRVIVNCAGRTRSIIGTQSLVNAGIPNPVAALRNGTIGWTLAGQQLDRGAGRRHPDARPETRATAQADARRVADRAGVRRISLDDIGSLQEPGRTLYRYDVRTPDEYLAGHLPGFASAPGGQLVQETDHNAPVRGARLVLADDDGVRASMSASWLAQMGWEVYVLDPIPDASRYVPGPWKRAQPEPPEVRTVDAAALAGWLAEGPQDTQVLDFTTGVNYVKAHIPGAWFALRAQLAQALQAVQPRPRRYVFTCGSSLLARFAARDAAALTDIPVYVLEGGNAAWIAAGRPTESGETRLASPRIDRYRRPYEGTDAPREAMQGYLDWEFGLVEQLGRDGTHGFRVI; this is translated from the coding sequence ATGACCGCCAACGCTCAATCCGCCCTCACCTTCGACGACGTGCGCACCGCCCTGCTTCAGGGCCGCGAGATCGCGCTGATCGACGTGCGCGAAGAAGACCCCTTTGCGCAGGCCCATCCGCTGTGGGCCGCCAACTTCCCGCTGTCGCGACTCGAGCTCGACGCATGGGAACGCATTCCCAGACGCGACACGCTGACCGTGGTCTACGGCCACGACGACTCGGGCGACCTGGCGCCGCGCGCCATCACGGTATTGCGCTCGCTGGGCTATACCGACGTGCATGCGCTCGAAGGCGGACTGGAAGGCTGGCGCGCCGCCGGCGGCGAGCTGTTCCGCGACGTGAACGTGCCCAGCAAGGCCTTCGGCGAACTCGTGGAGGCCGAACGCCACACGCCCTCGCTCAGCGCGCAAGAGGTCAAGCAGCTGATCGACGAGGGAGCCGATGCCGTCATCGTGGACGCGCGCCGCTTCGACGAATACCACACGATGAGCATCCCCACCGCCACCAGCGTGCCGGGCGCCGAACTGGTGCTGCGCATCCGCGAACTGGCGCCCGATGCCGCCACGCGCGTCATCGTCAACTGCGCCGGCCGCACACGCAGCATCATCGGCACGCAGTCGCTGGTGAACGCGGGCATACCCAACCCCGTGGCCGCCCTGCGCAACGGCACCATAGGCTGGACGCTGGCGGGCCAGCAGCTGGACCGCGGCGCCGGCCGGCGCCATCCCGACGCGCGTCCCGAGACGCGCGCCACGGCGCAGGCGGATGCGCGCCGCGTGGCGGATCGTGCCGGCGTGCGCCGCATCTCGCTGGACGACATCGGCAGCCTGCAGGAGCCGGGCCGCACGCTGTATCGCTACGACGTGCGCACGCCTGATGAATACCTGGCCGGCCACCTGCCCGGTTTCGCATCCGCGCCGGGCGGCCAGTTGGTGCAGGAGACCGACCACAACGCGCCCGTGCGCGGCGCCCGGCTGGTGTTGGCGGACGACGACGGCGTGCGCGCTTCGATGAGCGCCTCGTGGCTGGCGCAGATGGGCTGGGAAGTCTATGTGCTCGACCCCATTCCGGACGCCAGCCGCTACGTGCCCGGTCCGTGGAAGCGTGCGCAGCCGGAGCCCCCGGAGGTGCGGACCGTCGATGCTGCCGCACTGGCCGGCTGGCTGGCCGAAGGTCCGCAGGACACGCAGGTGCTCGACTTCACGACGGGCGTGAACTACGTGAAGGCCCACATCCCCGGCGCATGGTTCGCGCTGCGCGCGCAGCTGGCGCAGGCGCTGCAGGCCGTGCAGCCGCGTCCGCGCCGCTACGTGTTCACCTGCGGATCGAGCCTGCTGGCGCGTTTCGCCGCGCGAGACGCCGCCGCGCTCACCGACATTCCGGTGTACGTGCTGGAAGGCGGCAATGCCGCCTGGATCGCCGCTGGGCGCCCCACCGAAAGCGGCGAAACGCGCCTGGCCTCGCCGCGCATCGATCGCTACCGCCGTCCATACGAAGGCACGGACGCGCCGCGCGAAGCGATGCAGGGCTACCTGGACTGGGAATTCGGCCTGGTGGAACAACTGGGCCGCGACGGCACGCACGGCTTCCGGGTGATCTGA
- a CDS encoding FAD-containing oxidoreductase has translation MNGSDQSSRATASQAYDAIIIGTGQASPALAGRLAQAGMKVAVIERKLVGGTCVNVGCTPTKAMVASAYVARQAARAAEYGLELPVPPRVDLRAVCRRVHQIVQNSRSGLEEWLQGMENCTLIRGHARFEGPRQVRVDDRLLSADRIFINVGARAVVPDSLAAKDLPCLTSSDMLSLHEVPRHLVVIGGSYVGLEFAQIYRRFGAAVTVIERGSRLVGREDAEVSDQIRSILEAEGIVVELDARDMQLLPHADGVAVRVGAADGLSREISGSHVLVATGRRPNTDDLSLDRAGIATDKVGYITVDDELRTNVEGVWALGDCNGRGAFTHTSYNDFEIVAANLLDGASRSLRDRIPAYALYIDPPLGRVGMTVAQARAAGCRVRVGVRPMTRVARAIEKGETQGSMRIVVDAETEEILGAAILGPGGDEAVHQVLAAMAAGGSYRRLQQTMAIHPTVSELVPTLLGELSDPE, from the coding sequence ATGAACGGCTCAGATCAATCCTCGCGCGCAACCGCGTCCCAGGCCTACGACGCCATCATCATCGGCACGGGCCAGGCCTCGCCGGCCCTGGCCGGCCGGCTGGCACAGGCCGGCATGAAAGTGGCGGTGATCGAGCGCAAGCTGGTTGGCGGCACCTGCGTCAACGTGGGATGCACGCCTACCAAGGCCATGGTGGCCAGCGCCTACGTCGCGCGGCAGGCCGCGCGCGCAGCAGAATATGGCTTGGAGCTGCCCGTGCCGCCGCGCGTGGACCTGCGGGCCGTGTGCCGACGGGTCCATCAGATCGTGCAGAACAGCCGTTCGGGCCTGGAGGAATGGCTGCAGGGCATGGAGAACTGCACCTTGATCCGCGGCCATGCCCGCTTCGAAGGGCCGCGGCAGGTGCGGGTGGACGACCGACTGCTCAGTGCCGACCGGATCTTCATCAACGTGGGCGCCCGGGCCGTGGTGCCGGACAGCCTCGCCGCGAAGGACCTGCCCTGCCTGACGAGTTCGGACATGCTGTCGCTGCACGAGGTGCCGCGCCACCTGGTCGTGATCGGCGGCAGTTATGTGGGATTGGAGTTTGCGCAGATCTATCGCCGCTTCGGCGCCGCCGTGACGGTGATCGAGAGGGGCTCGAGGCTGGTCGGCCGCGAAGACGCGGAGGTGTCCGACCAGATACGGTCGATCCTCGAGGCCGAGGGCATTGTGGTGGAACTGGACGCGCGCGACATGCAGTTGCTGCCCCATGCCGATGGTGTGGCGGTGCGCGTCGGCGCCGCCGATGGACTGTCGCGCGAGATATCGGGCAGTCATGTATTGGTGGCCACGGGTCGCCGGCCCAACACCGATGATCTAAGCCTGGACCGTGCGGGCATCGCCACCGACAAGGTGGGCTACATCACGGTGGACGACGAGCTGCGCACCAATGTAGAGGGGGTGTGGGCGCTGGGGGACTGCAATGGCCGCGGCGCCTTCACGCACACCTCGTACAACGATTTCGAGATCGTCGCGGCGAACCTGCTGGATGGGGCGTCGCGCTCGCTGCGCGATCGCATCCCCGCCTACGCGCTGTACATCGATCCGCCGCTGGGTCGAGTGGGCATGACCGTTGCCCAGGCGCGGGCGGCCGGCTGCAGGGTGCGCGTGGGCGTGCGGCCCATGACGCGAGTGGCGCGCGCCATCGAGAAGGGCGAGACCCAGGGGTCGATGCGCATCGTCGTCGACGCCGAGACGGAGGAAATACTGGGCGCCGCCATCCTGGGGCCGGGCGGCGACGAGGCCGTGCACCAGGTGCTCGCCGCCATGGCGGCGGGCGGGTCGTACAGGCGCCTGCAGCAGACCATGGCCATTCATCCCACGGTGTCGGAGCTGGTGCCCACGCTGCTGGGGGAGTTGTCGGATCCGGAATGA
- a CDS encoding alpha/beta hydrolase, translating to MHRYPLRKFAGSLRSASALLALSLLAGCTATHQPMGPVVRAPSIDGQALLAPDAAVLPLRAWLPPGPPRAVILALHGMNDYSNAFQMPGEYWSRLGIATYAYDQRGFGRAPQPGIWSDTSTMAADLSAAVDAIAARHPGVPLYVLGESMGGAVVISALAQPGPGGKPLAQRIDGAILSAPALWGRQTMSALYRLTLWAAYQTVPGMKLEPPAGLKIVPSDNIEMLRALASDPLVLRRTRVDAVSGLVDLMTSAYEDLDRLPGDLPVLVLYGQHEQVLDRKSVSESLARLDARSAGSPVRQAVYSRGYHMLLRDRCAATVWSDVAAWIEAPAAPLPSGADRSRWVEQEAKPGPVCPDGNGEPMATPASAVPDARPVVPVAADD from the coding sequence GTGCATAGATATCCCCTTCGCAAGTTCGCCGGCAGTCTCCGGTCTGCTTCAGCCCTGCTTGCTCTGTCGCTGCTGGCGGGGTGCACGGCCACCCATCAACCCATGGGACCGGTGGTGCGGGCCCCGAGCATCGATGGCCAGGCCCTGCTGGCGCCCGACGCCGCCGTGCTGCCGCTGCGCGCCTGGCTGCCGCCCGGCCCGCCGCGCGCGGTCATCCTGGCGCTGCACGGCATGAACGACTATTCCAACGCCTTCCAGATGCCGGGGGAGTATTGGTCGCGCCTGGGCATCGCCACCTATGCCTACGACCAGCGCGGCTTCGGCCGCGCGCCGCAGCCGGGCATCTGGTCGGACACCTCGACCATGGCGGCCGACCTCAGCGCCGCCGTGGACGCCATCGCCGCCCGCCATCCCGGCGTGCCGCTGTACGTGCTGGGCGAAAGCATGGGCGGCGCCGTGGTGATCTCGGCGCTTGCCCAGCCGGGCCCGGGCGGCAAGCCGCTGGCGCAGCGCATCGATGGCGCTATCCTGTCCGCGCCGGCCTTGTGGGGCAGGCAGACCATGAGCGCGCTCTACCGCCTGACGCTGTGGGCCGCCTACCAGACCGTGCCGGGCATGAAGCTGGAACCGCCGGCGGGCTTGAAGATCGTGCCCTCCGACAACATCGAGATGCTGCGCGCGCTGGCCAGCGACCCGCTGGTGCTCCGGCGCACGCGCGTGGATGCGGTCAGCGGGCTGGTCGACCTGATGACGAGCGCGTACGAAGACCTGGACCGCCTGCCCGGCGATCTGCCGGTGCTTGTGCTGTATGGGCAGCATGAACAGGTGCTGGACCGCAAGTCGGTATCCGAGTCGCTGGCGCGGCTCGATGCGCGCTCGGCCGGGTCGCCGGTGCGCCAGGCCGTCTATTCCCGCGGTTATCACATGCTGCTGCGTGATCGCTGCGCCGCGACGGTCTGGAGCGACGTGGCGGCCTGGATCGAGGCGCCCGCCGCGCCGCTGCCCAGCGGCGCCGACCGCTCGCGCTGGGTGGAGCAAGAGGCCAAGCCCGGACCGGTATGTCCGGATGGCAACGGCGAGCCGATGGCAACGCCGGCTTCCGCGGTTCCGGACGCGCGGCCCGTGGTGCCCGTCGCGGCCGACGACTAG
- a CDS encoding ATP-binding protein — MQAHGTSSSANLDLNQCAREPIRIPGAIQPYGALMVLDAQDLRIITASANSSEILCHAVTPGETLARSDDDGWNEALDTIRAWAGGDGEALSFTVHVRDRPLYVSGSRGPQGLVVEFEPVQAHTPATLDALYPELRTLLDEFDPAGDPELILQRTAAELRRLTGFDRVLVYRFDSDGHGTVVAEDNNGVLPVYLNHRFPASDIPRQARELYCLNRIRLIPDAGYAPVPLDPPFIGPDNAPVDLTYATWRSVSPIHLEYMRNMGTMSSMSVSLVIDGELWGLLSCHSAGPHYVQPQVRAASEFLGRIVAHQIGANERIAEHAHRIELKKVEVELVELLSRAPTLQEGFKERSPAWMSLLQAQGAALVWQDEVWTIGNTPSKPQIENIVDWLTEHDVEQAYATEHLAGEWPEAEAFADVASGLAAASISALHRSYLLWFRPQVVHTVNWRGNPHKSVDPVSGRLHPRKSFDIWREEVRNRAIPWRRSEIDALVDFRNVVVNLILKRAEERAELTEQLERSNVELESFSYSVSHDLRAPFRHIAGFAELLKRREGQLDDTSTHYIDNIVRAAVTAGRLVDDLLRFSHLGRAALAPQKVDMNKMVAEVRQAVELSLPDVRPTWDIAPLPPSYGDVKYIRQVWYNLMENAVKYSSLKDKPTIRITGSDSGSLTIYCIEDNGVGFDMAYVGKLFGVFQRLHNHDDFEGTGIGLALSKRIVEKHGGWIKGEGVVDHGARFYFALPRNES, encoded by the coding sequence GTGCAAGCACATGGAACTTCGTCTTCGGCCAACCTGGATCTGAATCAGTGCGCGCGGGAACCCATACGCATTCCCGGCGCCATCCAACCCTACGGCGCACTGATGGTACTGGACGCGCAAGACCTGCGCATCATCACCGCCAGCGCCAACAGCAGCGAGATCCTTTGCCACGCAGTCACCCCTGGCGAAACGCTTGCACGATCCGACGACGACGGCTGGAACGAGGCACTGGACACCATCCGGGCCTGGGCCGGCGGCGACGGCGAGGCGCTCAGCTTCACCGTCCACGTACGCGACCGGCCGCTCTACGTGTCGGGCTCGCGCGGGCCGCAGGGCCTGGTGGTGGAATTCGAACCCGTCCAGGCCCACACCCCCGCCACGCTGGACGCGCTCTATCCCGAACTGCGCACGTTGCTCGATGAATTCGACCCGGCGGGCGATCCCGAATTGATCCTGCAGCGCACCGCGGCCGAACTGCGCCGCCTGACGGGTTTCGACCGCGTCCTGGTCTACCGTTTCGATAGCGACGGCCATGGCACCGTGGTGGCCGAGGACAACAACGGCGTGCTGCCGGTGTATCTGAATCACCGTTTCCCCGCCTCCGACATCCCGCGCCAGGCGCGCGAACTGTACTGCCTGAACCGCATCCGCCTGATTCCGGACGCCGGCTATGCGCCGGTGCCGCTCGATCCGCCCTTCATCGGCCCGGACAATGCGCCGGTCGACCTTACCTACGCCACCTGGCGCAGCGTCTCGCCCATCCATCTCGAGTACATGCGCAACATGGGCACGATGTCGTCGATGTCGGTGTCGCTGGTGATCGACGGCGAACTGTGGGGCCTGCTGTCGTGCCACAGCGCCGGTCCGCACTACGTGCAGCCGCAGGTGCGCGCCGCCAGCGAGTTTCTGGGGCGCATCGTGGCGCACCAGATCGGCGCCAACGAACGCATCGCCGAACACGCCCACCGCATCGAACTGAAGAAAGTCGAGGTCGAACTGGTCGAGCTGCTGTCGCGCGCGCCCACCCTGCAGGAAGGTTTCAAGGAACGCTCGCCCGCCTGGATGTCGCTGCTGCAGGCCCAGGGCGCGGCGCTGGTCTGGCAGGACGAGGTCTGGACCATCGGCAATACGCCTTCGAAACCGCAGATCGAGAATATTGTCGACTGGCTGACCGAACACGACGTCGAGCAGGCCTACGCCACCGAGCATCTCGCGGGCGAATGGCCCGAGGCCGAGGCCTTCGCCGACGTGGCCAGCGGGCTGGCCGCGGCTTCCATCTCGGCATTGCACCGCAGTTACCTGCTGTGGTTCCGGCCGCAGGTGGTGCATACCGTCAATTGGCGCGGCAATCCGCACAAGTCCGTCGATCCGGTCTCGGGCCGCCTGCATCCCCGCAAGTCCTTCGACATCTGGCGGGAAGAGGTGCGCAATCGCGCCATCCCGTGGCGCCGCTCCGAGATCGATGCGCTGGTGGACTTCCGCAACGTGGTGGTCAACCTGATTCTCAAGCGCGCCGAAGAACGCGCCGAACTCACCGAGCAGCTCGAGCGCAGCAACGTCGAGCTCGAGTCCTTCTCGTACTCTGTCTCGCACGACCTGCGCGCGCCGTTCCGGCACATCGCGGGTTTTGCCGAACTGCTCAAGCGCCGCGAGGGCCAGCTCGACGACACGTCGACCCACTACATCGACAACATCGTTCGTGCCGCCGTGACCGCGGGCCGCCTGGTCGACGACCTGCTGCGCTTCTCGCACCTGGGCCGCGCGGCCCTGGCGCCGCAGAAGGTGGACATGAACAAGATGGTTGCCGAGGTGCGCCAGGCGGTCGAGCTCAGCCTGCCCGATGTGCGGCCGACGTGGGACATCGCGCCGCTGCCGCCCTCGTACGGCGATGTGAAGTACATACGCCAGGTCTGGTACAACCTGATGGAGAATGCGGTCAAGTATTCCAGCCTGAAGGATAAGCCGACGATCCGCATCACCGGTTCCGACAGCGGCTCGCTCACGATCTACTGCATCGAGGACAATGGCGTCGGTTTCGACATGGCGTACGTCGGCAAGCTGTTCGGCGTATTCCAGCGCCTGCACAATCACGACGACTTCGAGGGCACGGGCATCGGCCTGGCGCTGTCCAAGCGCATCGTCGAAAAGCACGGCGGCTGGATCAAGGGCGAAGGGGTCGTCGACCACGGCGCCCGGTTTTATTTCGCGCTACCGCGCAATGAGTCTTGA
- a CDS encoding response regulator, producing MEKMKELRPILLVEDSANDVELTLAALAQCNIANEVVVVRDGAEALDYVYQTGIHANRAPGEPAVILLDLKLPKIDGLEVLARLKADPRHQQIPVVMLTSSREERDVVRSYRLGVNSFVVKPVEFTEFFDAIRNLGMFWAILNQPPPMYLERTAPSKPKRRSSEVP from the coding sequence ATGGAAAAAATGAAAGAACTGCGCCCCATATTGCTTGTGGAGGATAGCGCCAACGACGTCGAACTGACGCTGGCCGCGCTGGCGCAGTGCAATATCGCCAACGAGGTCGTGGTCGTGCGCGACGGCGCCGAGGCCCTGGACTATGTATACCAGACCGGCATCCACGCCAATCGCGCGCCGGGCGAACCCGCCGTCATCCTGCTCGACCTGAAGCTGCCCAAGATAGACGGCCTCGAGGTGCTGGCGCGCCTGAAGGCCGACCCTCGACACCAGCAGATCCCGGTGGTGATGCTGACCTCGTCGCGCGAAGAGCGCGACGTGGTGCGCAGCTATCGTCTCGGGGTGAACTCGTTCGTCGTCAAACCGGTGGAATTCACCGAGTTTTTCGACGCCATCCGCAACCTGGGCATGTTTTGGGCCATCCTGAACCAACCGCCTCCCATGTACCTCGAACGCACTGCGCCCAGCAAACCCAAACGCAGGTCCTCGGAAGTGCCGTGA
- a CDS encoding response regulator gives MTVLILEDDDLDAELIQFQLGEALPDVAVRRASNRRDYEAVLREGGISLVVSDFSLPDIDGWAAQRMARELAPEAPFIFVSGFIGEEVGVKALKEGATDYVLKERLERLGAAARRALLEAEDRRARKRAEEALRDSEERFRTLADSAPALIWETDEQGDMIFTNRHFEAMFGMPAGTMLGQGWQRTVDGRDLPLVLAEMRHATRERREFQMEMRVVDRNGDLRWLHCKGVPRIDRSGRFLGLLGTNVDVTETKRARDELEHMVAARTAELLRTNERLLQEMQQRADAESAQRSAEEQLRQAQKMEAFGQLTGGVAHDFNNFLTVILGNLETLERTLAGMPAGRTATALAHAKLGAQRAAALTQRLLSFARRQPLQPRRIDLNSLVSDTIEILTRTLGEHVEVHTELSADLWDTLIDPHMLESALVNLAVNSRDAMPDGGIIRIRTCNAEFGQDDAQAAGMLPGQYVQISLSDTGTGIPPELLDKVFEPFFTTKDIGVGTGLGLSQVYGFVKQSGGHVHIDSTVGAGTIVHLFLPRQAAQNHREVETHHDGQARHAAPGEVVLVVEDNASVRAHSTRILEDLGYRVLEAADGPAALDQIRRHDDISLLFTDVGLPKGMNGRELAEAARELRPGLPVLYTSGYAEGALTHGGQLPPGVDLLPKPFSFVDLANRIRDILDRQAPAAVDEDPPAEAARASAAATGGAPYEGQARILLVEDEELVRMLAVDGLSDLGYDVAEAATGGDALRLLEADPQGFRGAIVDMGLPDMKGEDLLHVLVTRYPELAIVIASGYGPQLDGQLPKHGRMVSVQKPYRFEQLGDALRRLGVQASAG, from the coding sequence GTGACCGTCCTGATCCTGGAAGACGACGACCTGGACGCCGAGCTGATCCAGTTCCAGCTCGGCGAGGCGCTGCCCGACGTCGCGGTGCGGCGCGCCAGCAATCGTCGCGACTACGAGGCCGTCCTGCGCGAGGGCGGCATCAGCCTGGTCGTGTCCGACTTCTCGCTGCCGGACATCGACGGCTGGGCGGCGCAGCGCATGGCGCGCGAGCTGGCGCCCGAGGCGCCCTTCATCTTCGTGTCCGGCTTCATCGGCGAAGAAGTGGGCGTCAAGGCGCTGAAGGAAGGCGCCACCGACTATGTGCTGAAAGAGCGCCTCGAGCGCCTGGGCGCCGCGGCGCGGCGCGCACTGCTCGAGGCCGAAGACCGGCGCGCGCGCAAGCGCGCTGAGGAAGCCCTGCGCGACAGCGAAGAGCGTTTCCGTACGCTGGCCGACAGCGCCCCCGCCCTGATCTGGGAAACCGACGAACAGGGCGACATGATCTTCACCAACCGCCACTTCGAGGCCATGTTCGGCATGCCCGCCGGCACCATGCTGGGCCAGGGATGGCAGCGCACCGTCGACGGCCGCGACCTTCCGCTGGTGCTGGCCGAGATGCGGCACGCCACGCGCGAGCGACGCGAATTCCAGATGGAAATGCGCGTGGTGGACCGCAACGGCGACCTGCGGTGGCTGCACTGCAAGGGCGTGCCGCGCATCGACCGCAGCGGCCGCTTTCTCGGCCTGCTCGGCACCAATGTCGACGTCACAGAGACCAAGCGGGCGCGCGACGAGCTCGAGCACATGGTGGCCGCGCGCACCGCCGAGCTGCTGCGCACCAACGAACGCCTGCTGCAGGAGATGCAGCAGCGCGCCGATGCCGAAAGCGCTCAGCGCAGCGCCGAAGAACAGTTGCGCCAGGCGCAGAAAATGGAGGCCTTCGGCCAGCTGACCGGCGGCGTCGCGCACGACTTCAACAACTTCCTTACGGTGATCCTGGGCAATCTCGAGACCCTGGAACGCACGCTGGCCGGCATGCCCGCCGGCCGCACGGCCACCGCGCTGGCGCATGCCAAGCTGGGCGCGCAGCGCGCCGCGGCCCTCACGCAGCGCCTGCTTTCCTTCGCGCGGCGCCAGCCGCTGCAGCCGCGCCGCATCGACCTGAACAGCCTGGTCTCCGACACCATCGAAATCCTGACGCGCACGCTGGGCGAGCACGTCGAGGTGCACACCGAACTGTCCGCCGACCTGTGGGACACGCTGATCGATCCGCACATGCTGGAAAGCGCGCTGGTGAACCTGGCGGTGAACTCGCGCGACGCCATGCCCGACGGCGGCATCATCCGCATCCGCACCTGCAATGCAGAGTTCGGCCAGGACGACGCACAGGCCGCCGGCATGCTGCCGGGCCAGTACGTGCAGATCAGCCTGTCCGACACCGGCACCGGCATTCCGCCCGAGCTGCTGGACAAGGTCTTCGAGCCCTTCTTCACCACGAAGGACATCGGCGTGGGCACGGGGCTGGGCCTGAGCCAGGTCTACGGCTTCGTCAAGCAATCGGGCGGCCACGTGCACATCGACAGCACCGTGGGCGCCGGCACGATCGTGCATCTGTTCCTGCCTCGCCAGGCCGCGCAGAACCACCGCGAGGTGGAGACGCACCACGACGGCCAGGCCCGCCATGCGGCGCCGGGCGAGGTCGTCCTGGTAGTGGAAGACAACGCCAGCGTGCGCGCGCATTCCACCCGCATCCTGGAAGACCTGGGCTATCGCGTGCTGGAGGCGGCGGATGGCCCGGCCGCGCTGGACCAGATCCGCCGACACGACGACATCTCGCTGCTGTTCACCGACGTGGGCCTGCCCAAGGGCATGAACGGCCGCGAACTGGCCGAAGCGGCCCGCGAGCTGCGGCCCGGCCTGCCCGTGCTGTACACCTCGGGCTATGCCGAAGGCGCGCTTACCCACGGCGGCCAGTTGCCGCCTGGCGTGGACCTGCTGCCCAAGCCCTTCTCGTTCGTGGACCTGGCCAACCGCATCCGCGACATCCTCGACCGCCAGGCCCCGGCGGCCGTCGATGAAGATCCGCCGGCCGAAGCGGCCCGCGCCTCTGCCGCGGCCACCGGCGGCGCGCCGTACGAGGGCCAGGCCCGCATCCTGCTGGTCGAGGACGAAGAACTGGTCCGCATGCTGGCCGTGGACGGGCTGTCGGACCTCGGCTACGACGTGGCCGAGGCGGCCACGGGCGGCGACGCCCTGCGCCTGCTCGAGGCCGATCCGCAAGGGTTTCGCGGCGCCATCGTCGACATGGGCCTGCCCGACATGAAGGGCGAGGACCTCCTGCACGTGCTCGTCACGCGCTATCCGGAACTCGCCATCGTCATCGCCAGCGGATACGGCCCGCAACTGGACGGCCAGCTGCCCAAGCACGGCAGGATGGTCTCGGTACAGAAGCCCTATCGGTTCGAGCAACTGGGTGACGCGCTGCGCCGATTGGGGGTGCAGGCCTCGGCAGGCTGA